A genomic region of Nostoc sp. UHCC 0702 contains the following coding sequences:
- a CDS encoding glycosyltransferase gives MRVIQVPFGFYPDPVGGTEVYVDALSRNLQQQGVEVLLAAPGEINQSYLYHQLPVRRYAISNKIKNLRELYGEGDRQAALEFSRILEAEQPDLVHLHAFTNGVSLRLVQAAKERQIPVVFTYHTPTVSCQRGTMIRWGTEICDGKVDLQTCAQCTLQGLGLDRTSARAIASLSPQIGYWLGSLNLQGGAWTALRTTELVSLRHTALHALLSEVDHIVAVCNWVKDVLLLNEVLAHKITVIRQGLCHNLPKKANSSQIPATPTLKIAFLGRLDPTKGIHILIKALQTVPQLPISLDIYGISQANDAYLQELQTLAAKNPQITFKPAIPAEKVMVTLKDYDLLAVPSQWLETGPMVILEAFAAGIPVIGSDLGGIAELVQHRVNGILVEPSSITAWSQALQGLCDDKKLLSQLRAGIQPPPTMATVTTQMLSIYQSVIKAIRG, from the coding sequence ATGCGAGTTATTCAAGTCCCCTTTGGTTTCTATCCCGACCCTGTAGGAGGTACTGAAGTATACGTTGATGCTTTGTCACGTAACTTACAGCAACAGGGAGTTGAGGTTTTGTTAGCCGCACCTGGGGAAATAAATCAGTCCTATCTATATCATCAGTTACCTGTACGCCGCTATGCAATATCCAACAAAATCAAAAATCTGCGGGAATTGTATGGAGAGGGTGATCGCCAAGCTGCCTTGGAATTCAGTCGCATTTTGGAAGCAGAACAGCCTGACTTGGTGCATCTCCATGCTTTCACAAACGGCGTTTCTCTGCGGTTAGTACAAGCTGCTAAAGAACGGCAAATTCCCGTGGTGTTTACCTATCATACGCCCACGGTGAGTTGCCAACGGGGAACTATGATCCGATGGGGGACTGAGATATGTGATGGCAAGGTAGATTTACAAACTTGCGCTCAGTGTACGTTACAGGGGTTAGGACTGGATCGAACTAGTGCCAGGGCGATCGCCAGCCTGTCACCCCAAATAGGATATTGGTTAGGTAGCTTGAATTTACAAGGGGGAGCTTGGACAGCTCTACGAACAACGGAATTAGTCAGTCTGCGCCATACTGCTTTACACGCTTTACTGTCTGAAGTTGATCATATTGTGGCAGTATGTAACTGGGTCAAGGATGTCTTGCTACTCAACGAAGTTTTAGCTCACAAAATTACCGTTATTCGCCAAGGACTTTGTCATAACTTACCAAAAAAAGCTAACTCTAGTCAAATACCTGCTACACCAACCTTAAAAATCGCTTTCTTGGGTCGGCTCGACCCCACTAAGGGAATCCATATTCTGATCAAAGCGTTACAAACAGTACCTCAGTTACCTATCAGCTTAGATATCTATGGAATTTCTCAGGCGAATGATGCCTACTTACAAGAATTACAGACTCTTGCAGCAAAAAACCCCCAGATTACTTTTAAACCAGCAATTCCGGCTGAAAAAGTGATGGTGACTTTGAAAGATTATGACCTATTGGCTGTGCCGTCTCAATGGTTGGAGACTGGGCCAATGGTAATCTTAGAAGCTTTTGCTGCTGGTATTCCAGTCATTGGTTCTGATCTAGGTGGCATTGCCGAACTGGTTCAACACAGAGTCAACGGCATCCTGGTAGAACCTAGTTCTATCACAGCCTGGAGTCAAGCTTTGCAAGGACTGTGCGACGATAAAAAACTACTTTCTCAACTTCGTGCTGGTATCCAACCTCCACCAACAATGGCAACAGTGACAACTCAGATGTTGTCCATTTATCAGTCTGTTATTAAAGCAATTCGCGGATAA
- a CDS encoding glycosyltransferase family 4 protein — MVCLAYFVSHPIQYQAPLLRLIAADPEIDLKVFFYSDFSLKAYQDEGFGRLIEWDVPLTEGYDYHFLDCWRSQKQQSSLQQSLAKDISKQLKQGQFDAVWVHGWSWLCGIQAVLAANNLGIPVLLRGEANHLSKPTNPIKQTVKKVFLKWLFQKIAGFCYIGTSNYQFYKSYGIQDDRLFCMPYAVDNDYFQKRAMLASAKREELRRSLNLDPHRPIILYAAKLIDVKRPYDLLAAYRLLSSDGVQEPEPYLLFVGDGVLRPTLESQAQETGWKSIRFLGFQNQSQMPAMYDLCDVFILPSGFEPWGLAINEVMNAGKAVVVSDQVGCALNLVKDKQNGRIYPVGDITALAESIRWAIANYAFAGDCSLKLIQKWSYQEDIQGLKQALKFIVSS; from the coding sequence ATGGTCTGTTTAGCTTACTTTGTTTCTCACCCAATTCAGTATCAAGCTCCTCTGTTGCGACTGATTGCAGCCGACCCCGAAATTGATCTGAAAGTTTTTTTCTACAGTGATTTCTCTTTAAAAGCATATCAAGATGAAGGCTTTGGGCGATTAATTGAGTGGGATGTACCTCTAACAGAGGGTTATGATTATCACTTTTTAGACTGCTGGCGTAGTCAGAAACAGCAAAGTAGCTTACAACAGTCTCTTGCCAAAGATATTTCCAAACAGTTAAAACAAGGACAATTCGATGCAGTTTGGGTGCATGGATGGTCTTGGCTTTGTGGTATCCAAGCAGTATTGGCAGCAAATAACTTGGGAATTCCCGTTTTGCTAAGGGGAGAAGCTAATCACTTAAGCAAACCTACCAATCCGATTAAACAAACGGTAAAAAAAGTTTTTCTGAAATGGCTTTTTCAGAAAATAGCTGGATTTTGCTACATTGGAACTTCCAACTATCAGTTTTACAAGAGTTATGGAATTCAAGACGATCGCCTGTTTTGTATGCCCTATGCCGTTGACAATGACTATTTCCAGAAGCGTGCGATGCTAGCTAGTGCTAAGCGTGAAGAACTACGGCGATCGCTCAATTTAGATCCACATAGACCTATTATTCTTTATGCTGCCAAACTCATTGATGTCAAGCGTCCCTATGATTTGTTAGCCGCTTATCGATTGCTTTCATCTGATGGTGTGCAAGAACCAGAGCCTTACCTTTTGTTTGTGGGAGATGGAGTATTACGCCCAACTCTGGAATCTCAAGCCCAAGAAACAGGTTGGAAGTCAATTCGCTTTTTAGGTTTTCAAAATCAGTCCCAAATGCCTGCTATGTATGATTTGTGTGACGTATTTATCTTACCATCTGGTTTCGAGCCTTGGGGATTAGCAATTAATGAAGTCATGAATGCAGGTAAAGCAGTGGTTGTGAGCGATCAGGTAGGCTGTGCGCTGAACTTGGTGAAAGACAAACAAAATGGACGGATTTATCCTGTGGGAGATATTACAGCTTTAGCAGAGTCAATTCGCTGGGCGATCGCTAACTATGCTTTTGCAGGAGATTGCAGCCTCAAACTGATTCAGAAGTGGAGCTATCAAGAAGATATACAAGGACTCAAACAAGCTTTAAAATTTATTGTATCAAGTTAA
- a CDS encoding glycosyltransferase, producing the protein MKKVLIVGEDLQIGRTEEVYGRGFSALGCEVQHFSWKEVTSSLSLGGFWNKVAWRLAWQLLAKSANHKLVEQANQFQPDLTLVISPRLIHPDTILALQQNGLAFVFYTDNPVDAHHTHSNSWVKGGFPLWNAAFIWSQELVKRLHENGVKQAFFHPFCSDVEYHFPQRQTNPIYDVAFIGNWDASRKREHYLKAIADYKLGLWGSNYWNNHCQEISLKGLCQGMCSYQEIPQILGSAKMGLNILRPQNEEGHNIRTYEIPATKTLMLSERSQELLNLFLEDKEAVYFSNPDELRQKVEYLLKNPDVISSITEAGYQKALQNTITNRITEIANLYQVIKSTLLRESQALQSQEL; encoded by the coding sequence ATGAAAAAAGTATTAATTGTAGGAGAAGACTTACAAATAGGGCGTACCGAAGAAGTTTACGGGCGAGGATTTTCTGCTTTAGGCTGCGAGGTACAACATTTTAGTTGGAAAGAAGTAACATCTAGTTTATCTTTAGGTGGCTTCTGGAATAAAGTTGCTTGGCGATTGGCGTGGCAATTGCTGGCAAAGTCAGCAAATCATAAATTAGTAGAACAAGCAAATCAATTTCAGCCTGATTTGACTTTAGTAATCTCACCTCGTTTAATTCATCCTGATACTATTTTGGCTTTACAGCAGAATGGTTTAGCCTTTGTATTTTATACAGATAACCCCGTAGATGCCCATCATACCCACAGTAATTCCTGGGTGAAAGGTGGATTTCCTCTATGGAATGCGGCTTTTATTTGGAGCCAAGAACTTGTGAAACGTCTCCATGAAAATGGTGTTAAACAAGCTTTTTTTCACCCTTTTTGTAGCGATGTTGAATATCATTTTCCCCAACGGCAGACTAATCCAATATACGATGTAGCGTTTATTGGTAACTGGGATGCTAGCCGGAAACGAGAGCATTATTTAAAAGCGATCGCTGATTATAAATTAGGGCTTTGGGGTTCAAATTACTGGAATAATCATTGTCAAGAAATATCCTTGAAAGGTCTGTGTCAAGGAATGTGTAGTTATCAAGAAATTCCTCAAATTTTAGGCTCTGCTAAAATGGGTCTAAATATTCTCCGTCCACAAAATGAAGAGGGGCATAATATTAGAACTTATGAAATTCCTGCAACAAAAACACTGATGCTGAGTGAAAGAAGCCAGGAATTACTCAATTTATTTTTGGAAGATAAAGAAGCTGTTTATTTTTCTAATCCTGATGAATTAAGACAGAAAGTTGAATATCTTTTAAAAAATCCTGATGTGATTTCAAGCATTACTGAGGCTGGTTATCAGAAAGCTTTACAAAATACAATTACTAATAGAATAACGGAAATTGCAAACCTTTATCAAGTTATCAAAAGTACACTCTTGAGAGAATCTCAGGCTTTACAAAGTCAGGAGTTATAG
- a CDS encoding glycosyltransferase family 4 protein — MQVTISVFGRFWAFYLAQQLQKKGYLHKLISTYPAFEITKYSIDKNLIYSIWHVEVLSRIWYRLPSLLRRDRNLQLWFLEQFDQSVTKCLSSDFDLFVGWSGANLWSLQRAQELGAKTVLERGSSHMQYQTEILQQEYEKWGLKFTETHPGVYEREIKSYDIADYIAIPSLFVKRSFLELGVPENKLIHVPFGTSLAEFYPVPKEDNIFRVIHCGSISLRKGVQYLLQAFHELNLPDAELWFVGSISPEIEPFLAKYQSDRIIYKGKQPQNQLRWFYSQCSVFCLASIEEGLAMVQPQAMACGLPVIHTTNTGGEDIVRDGIDGFCVPIRDVEALKEKILFLYENPNKQLEMANNALEQARKSLSWDDYGHKMITAYSKILH, encoded by the coding sequence ATGCAAGTAACTATCTCTGTTTTTGGGCGTTTCTGGGCTTTTTACCTAGCACAACAATTACAAAAAAAAGGTTATTTACATAAATTAATATCTACTTATCCAGCGTTTGAAATTACTAAATATAGTATTGATAAAAATTTAATTTATTCTATATGGCATGTAGAAGTTTTATCACGTATTTGGTATCGACTACCAAGTTTATTAAGACGCGATCGCAACTTACAACTTTGGTTTTTAGAGCAATTTGATCAGTCAGTAACAAAATGTTTATCATCTGATTTTGACTTATTTGTAGGTTGGTCAGGTGCTAACTTATGGTCTTTGCAACGCGCTCAAGAATTAGGTGCTAAAACAGTGCTTGAGCGTGGTAGTAGTCATATGCAGTACCAAACAGAAATTCTTCAACAAGAGTATGAAAAATGGGGATTGAAATTTACCGAAACTCATCCTGGCGTATACGAAAGAGAAATCAAATCCTATGATATAGCTGACTATATTGCGATTCCGAGTCTATTTGTCAAGCGTAGTTTTTTAGAATTGGGTGTACCAGAAAATAAATTAATTCATGTTCCCTTTGGAACTTCTCTAGCTGAGTTTTATCCAGTTCCAAAAGAAGACAATATCTTTCGAGTCATCCACTGTGGTAGTATCTCACTGCGTAAAGGAGTGCAATATTTATTGCAAGCTTTTCACGAGTTGAACTTACCCGATGCTGAACTGTGGTTTGTAGGTTCAATCTCTCCTGAGATAGAGCCTTTTTTAGCAAAATATCAGAGCGATCGCATTATTTACAAAGGTAAGCAACCTCAAAATCAGCTACGATGGTTCTATTCCCAATGCTCAGTATTTTGCCTAGCTTCAATTGAAGAAGGTTTAGCAATGGTTCAACCTCAAGCAATGGCTTGTGGCTTACCTGTAATTCATACCACTAACACAGGTGGTGAAGATATTGTGCGAGATGGTATTGATGGTTTTTGTGTTCCAATTCGAGATGTAGAGGCTCTTAAAGAAAAAATTCTTTTTCTCTACGAAAACCCCAATAAACAACTTGAAATGGCAAATAACGCTTTGGAACAGGCTCGTAAATCTCTTTCTTGGGATGACTATGGACACAAGATGATCACTGCCTATTCAAAGATATTGCATTAA